The Aspergillus flavus chromosome 2, complete sequence region GGCAACGGTGCTGTTGGCCTGGCCAAGGCTAAGTAACCAAGTGATCTACCATGCTATGTTTTTATTGGTTGCTTGTGTATGTGAGACAATGGTACATGATAGCCTGCCTCGGTAGTTGGTTGGCCTTTTTCTGTTACGGGAAATCGGCAAAGCCTTGTTTTCGCTTATGACCTCTATCCTGTTTGTTATTGATATTTTGTGTGACTCAGTGAGCCACTGGCTATGCTCTAATGACATTCATTGGATGCCGATAGTTCTATATACATTGCGATTTTAACGCGTATCTTTGATCTATCGGTACAATGATTCCCTACTAAAGGTAGCCCAACTAGACAACTATGCCTACGACCTCTCTACATTCTTCATAGCTCCGTGTGGAGTCCGTCTCATACAACCTCGAGCAACCTGCAGTTCTTTGGTTAACACAGACCACACCTTAAAACGGCACGATCCATTCGAATAGACAAGCCCTCTTAATATTTGAATTCTGTATAACTAAACGGACGCTTCTATAATAGCTCTAAGACTATAAGGACGAAGCGAAACTCTTGTTAAAACCATGCAGGGCTCCGAGCCACCAATAATATGATAGCGAATAAACTATCTCAGCTCCATCACGATAACCGAGAAGTTGTCTGATTTGTCATAGGTATGTACCTCTGCCACACGTAGATCTGACTGTTCAGCAAGCAGCTTCCCACTGCTCCTTTGAGCGCTCCTTTCCGCCCATGGAGACCATCAACGATAGATCAGCCAGTGTCGCTTGCCAAGGTACGTTGGTCCCCGGCAAGACCATTTCATCGATGAGGATCTGCGAATCGTGGGCCATTACGGTGCGTAGGTTCTTGAGGATTTTGATACCTTGGGCGTCAGGATAGTCGTGAAGGATTCTACGGAGGTAGTAGAATTTGGCACCTTGGGTGTTTATTTTCATGTCAGCCGATGACGGTAGGATACCGGGGTAGTTGTGCTGAGTATAGATGTAGGATTTGCCTTTAACGATCTGTGTCTGGAAGATGTCATGTACCATGGTTTCTACTCCGTCGATTTTAGGGAGCTGATCTACTGCTTGTGGTAGGTCCTGGAGGGTGAGCCATCCGCTGAGATTTGGGTATTTCTTTATGAGTTGGATGCATTGATGGCCGTGGCCGCCGCCCACGTCGACAAGAAATGGTCTGCGCGATTCCTGAGGCGGTTGGATTATAGCGCAAGCTTCCTTTTCGAAATGACTGAACCCAACTGTCCAGTCGGTTGATTCGAGTGCAGTCATTACGTGCTGTAGGTTATTGAACCGTTCCGGGTGTTGAGCAAGTCACGCAAAGCACGTAAGGTCGGTACTGAAGGCCTCCTGGAAAGGCGTATTGGTGTTGCTGGTGATCTCCTGATAGTGCGTCTCTGCGAAGAAGCTGGGGAATTCCTGAATGGCTGGACCACAATTGTCGAAGCTGTGAAGTCATCAGCGGAGATTCATATATTGACATGTattggtggaggagataCACACGCATGGCAAATGAAGGCTTCGGCCATCTGACTTGCCAGAGTGTGAGTCGCTCTATTTGCTGTGAACTTCCCATGGTCTGCTTCTGTTATGAGCCCATCCGACGCAAGGTAGCTAAGTATAGATACTAAATGTCACAGGAAGTAGTAGTCAGATATGGCATGTCGCGATCAAGGGCCTGAAGCTTTGCAATGACATCTTGCCGAATAATTCAAGACTCGCACCGGATTTTCTGGGCAATTTGGTCCACCTGCAGGGGTGTCTCGCTTTGGGAGAGTGACCGGAATAAACCTGATTCGATACCGAGACGAACGGCGGCAATCTGCAAGTGCTGGAAAAACGTAAGTCT contains the following coding sequences:
- a CDS encoding S-adenosyl-L-methionine-dependent methyltransferase, coding for MTALESTDWTVGFSHFEKEACAIIQPPQESRRPFLVDVGGGHGHQCIQLIKKYPNLSGWLTLQDLPQAVDQLPKIDGVETMVHDIFQTQIVKGKSYIYTQHNYPGILPSSADMKINTQGAKFYYLRRILHDYPDAQGIKILKNLRTVMAHDSQILIDEMVLPGTNVPWQATLADLSLMVSMGGKERSKEQWEAAC